One window of the Magnolia sinica isolate HGM2019 chromosome 19, MsV1, whole genome shotgun sequence genome contains the following:
- the LOC131234468 gene encoding uncharacterized protein LOC131234468 codes for MRSTVSVSDWRDSVVCPKPRRLGLLGHAINDPIRPLRWQLSHQTEQAGTELLDIILTKGSHGSDQMSSQVASSPPYFCGSPPSRAPNPLVHDARFGDEKLTPISSPLPIPSGLSSSPSTASSRKGCVRTKFGHAPAAVRIEGFDCLDRDRRSCRISAVA; via the exons ATGAGGAGCACCGTTTCGGTGTCTGATTGGAGAGATTCGGTGGTATGCCCTAAACCTCGGCGACTCGGCCTCCTAGGACACGCCATCAACGACCCGATCCGGCCGTTGAGATGGCAGCTGAG TCATCAGACAGAGCAGGCAGGAACGGAGCTTCTAGATATTATTCTTACAAAG GGATCACACGGCTCAGATCAAATGTCGAGCCAGGTAGCGTCATCCCCGCCGTACTTTTGCGGGTCTCCGCCGAGCCGGGCCCCTAACCCATTAGTCCACGACGCTCGCTTCGGCGATGAGAAACTAACCCCTATATCATCCCCACTGCCGATTCCATCGGGCCTATCGTCGTCCCCATCGACAGCATCGTCCCGAAAAGGGTGTGTCCGTACTAAGTTTGGACACGCCCCGGCAGCGGTGAGGATTGAGGGCTTTGATTGCCTCGACAGGGATCGCAGGAGCTGCCGCATCTCTGCCGTTGCATGA